One bacterium genomic window, GCATCACCCAGGTGGTGATCAATCCGGAGACTTTCGACCCCGCAATGCTGACCGAAGCCCAACGGACCCGCTCCGAATTCGTCGTGGCGGTCAAAGGGGAAGTACGCGAACGGCCGGGGACTACCCATAATGCCAAAATTGCGACCGGCGATATCGAGGTCAACGCGACCGAATTCCATATTCTGGCCGAGTCGAAAACGCCGCCGTTTGAAATTACCGATACGACCAACGCCAACGAGCTGCTCCGGCTGGAATACCGATATTTGGACCTTCGACGCAAAGAGATGCAGGAGAAGATACGTATTCGTCATGAGACCACCATGGCGATCCGGAACTACCTGAGCGGGGTCGGTTTCTACGAGATCGAAACGCCGCTGTTGATGCGCTCGACCCCGGAAGGGGCTCGCGATTATGTCGTGCCGAGCCGCGTGCACCATGGAAAATTTTACGCGCTGCCGCAGTCGCCGCAGTTGCTCAAGCAGATCCTGATGATCTCCGGGTTCGACAAGTATTTCCAGTTGGCGCGCTGCCTTCGCGATGAGGATTTGCGGTCGGACCGTCAGCCGGAACATACGCAGATCGATATGGAGATGTCGTTTGTCACCCCCGAGGATGTCTGGAAAGTCATCGAAGGGATGATGCAGTATATCTTCAAGACGGTGCTGAATGTCGAAGTCCAGACGCCGTTCCTTCAGTTGGAATTCTCCGAGGTGATGAATCGCTGGGGGATCGACAAGCCCGACCTTCGGTTCGGCATGGAGATCGTCGACCTGAGCGAGACGGTGCGCGGCTCCGGATTCAAAGTGTTCAACGATACACTCGATGCTGGCGGCGTGGTGAAGGGGATCGTGCTGACCGGTGGCGCGACTTACAGCCGCAAGCAGATCGATGATCTGACGCAGAAGGCGAAAGATCTTGGCGCCGGCGGGCTGGCGTATCTGCTTCGGACGGACAGTGAAGTGAAATCGCCGATAACGAAATTCATCGGCGATGAGATGCGCGACAAACTGCTGGCCGCGGCGAAAGTGAATGTCGGCGACGCGCTGTTTATCGTTTCGGATAAAAAGTTGAAGTGTGAGACGATCCTCGGGCAGTTGCGCCTGCAATTGGGGCGCGAGCATAATCTGATGAAACCGAATGATTTCA contains:
- the aspS gene encoding aspartate--tRNA ligase, which produces MKRTHTCGQLRAANIGQSVRLNGWVNAYRNLGGLLFLDLRDRYGITQVVINPETFDPAMLTEAQRTRSEFVVAVKGEVRERPGTTHNAKIATGDIEVNATEFHILAESKTPPFEITDTTNANELLRLEYRYLDLRRKEMQEKIRIRHETTMAIRNYLSGVGFYEIETPLLMRSTPEGARDYVVPSRVHHGKFYALPQSPQLLKQILMISGFDKYFQLARCLRDEDLRSDRQPEHTQIDMEMSFVTPEDVWKVIEGMMQYIFKTVLNVEVQTPFLQLEFSEVMNRWGIDKPDLRFGMEIVDLSETVRGSGFKVFNDTLDAGGVVKGIVLTGGATYSRKQIDDLTQKAKDLGAGGLAYLLRTDSEVKSPITKFIGDEMRDKLLAAAKVNVGDALFIVSDKKLKCETILGQLRLQLGREHNLMKPNDFKFLWVTHFPMFHYDEEHNRWEAMHNIVSHPVEADLKLVEAGFTSTLPGSDLNHPWRQARALQYDLVVNGSEIASGGQRINRRDLQEKILQILGINKERADRMFGFLLKALEYGAPPHAGIAPGLDRLVTLMTGSDSIRDVIAFPKTAQAQSLMDGAPSEIEPDQLEELGLQIVKGE